One genomic region from Mauremys reevesii isolate NIE-2019 linkage group 7, ASM1616193v1, whole genome shotgun sequence encodes:
- the C7H10orf71 gene encoding cardiac-enriched FHL2-interacting protein, translated as MQGNKKHMDGLSDSSSIGSLLDDTDREVCSLTDRAFKSLCVAELEASDKELELVISPEITHQFSSKIHQGTLNHAIKKSNICNKLSSKNNEHTTRASTFQQLPKRVQEEKKVAKNSTAERKKPNLPVSGPRKNKHASKVSCLIKTFDKTENQYPEGSLGAVKNSSQKCKLIQGNDMAFWDDTAILNIQRELSHFSDVCRDNHWLSDKHEVQKRHNKIDGGYCGPDGYHPAWMDTSNVFKANLTSSCKKTVKNRRGKVKEPAKKGNFLHSENSAFESWNAHHNKLSEKEEFADLIPKKEDITHFEETPLVKRSYTSEHKPPPRKVIGARIQEKDVLMDLFPPTTEFQDHVPPATVPQVLGPLMPVHPDPREAEFQVPIPPAPVPQVSGPPLAPMSQTPALPTSPVSKALAPPPSVSQVTCTQKKATKPELDYICPPWRKQRNIKGVAAKAQESSNEKLQLSGEEFSFYKTPSAVEPFADTTAVDNQVNSPESISPSFNITKLLTPIIPLKQETENQPVLVTPPIPDIAATKEHEGSGFSDYQSRDNYKSKAPSLLFNLKDVRKRVKSTYSPSPLLKEKNKAKENMKQESVKINATVSTFLEESSLELAERDELSHGPFVHTDSIQEKDNKTDLEGHVTDNYLSLNSPQVTVDTSYYQNQDNLQQDDSKNKDLLKDTENGENVSISGHQSNIHGLRKSRHYPSLKGYSRDNADAKAAQQMQMYNSSVQGHESERDAESQNGNDDPKIPPKLLSPAEDEAPYNANQTSVRSRNENKGKSSSSSSEYSFVTTVDKPFQEEPFSLIQLFQKACLEESQRSRSKMNVDDKQSSKGKGKPVGKEELQYYAFSNCDTSTEEKREGKVAQGESESMAEERLMSEKREEVSSMNSAAEGNKDASTSLSEEPASPLSSNSFKPSLFLIKDNTFKSSPVIKAVKLPLLRSLSSEDTVSSSYRDTESRLEATVEKDKQLYRQGQGTPSIQEIDRSLSRNIKEQDAREDALIRNEDANALVSTPAVMGFQGADNTRLIWEPILSEDVGSFSLRASGEDNEVTHTLLNKVGKSNEESVHRSKEKPTVGKMKHYLARSKSALGVSSAQNKLGSPSEEKTNYFKNYLLSNRRGGSCAKKIITREINSPAISSILENHVYCPVTSDMPRDIRHLEETPAVLDYLECTIVTNPRSDSITFSAVTSPLSEKIASSSVTKAEDITNSTLLNLVTKNNADISAEEILDSMRRSLLAEDTSDSRMTNERSQSRMEKPLGKPPAVPPKSEKALRRAKKLANKRKKIEAQQKNLQTEHKDTVVRKLSHSGQIPLSPLTLIHSPPSPVSRSPFPPTESSMVRRKGAQSVSPTPSLPATQRKLLQDPDSGQYFVVDLSGQVHLKTFYEPETGKYIQVPIRSSERGLHQSTSLENLNSSCVLYPSALPLPVAAMRSDSQLSEPLSLMQKVPGAPAEAAEDCQQDGRDAQSPESQPYIEPVSDSYSQHAEETQCNCTKDTSPATNMDIISISDLEDFAVEGIA; from the coding sequence ATGCAGGGAAATAAGAAACACATGGATGGACTTAGTGACTCCTCTAGTATAGGGAGCCTCCTGGATGACACAGACAGAGAGGTATGTAGCCTCACAGACCGAGCATTCAAGAGTTTGTGCGTGGCAGAACTTGAAGCATCTGACAAGGAATTGGAGCTTGTCATTTCACCGGAAATCACCCACCAATTCTCTAGTAAAATTCACCAAGGAACACTAAACCATGCCATCAAGAAAAGTAATATCTGCAATAAGTTATCATCAAAAAACAATGAGCATACAACACGGGCTTCAACATTCCAGCAATTACCAAAACGTGTTCAAGAAGAGAAAAAAGTTGCTAAAAACAGCACCGCAGAAAGGAAAAAGCCAAATTTGCCAGTATCTGGTCCACGGAAAAACAAACATGCCTCCAAAGTGTCCTGTTTGATTAAGACATTTGATAAGACTGAAAACCAATATCCAGAAGGTTCCCTGGGAGCAGTTAAAAATAGTTCTCAAAAATgcaaattaattcagggaaatgaCATGGCTTTCTGGGATGACACAGCAATTTTAAATATCCAAAGGGAACTTTCCCACTTTTCTGATGTGTGTCGAGATAACCACTGGCTCAGTGACAAACACGAGGTCCAGAAAAGACATAATAAAATTGATGGTGGCTATTGTGGTCCAGATGGTTATCATCCTGCATGGATGGACACTTCAAACGTATTTAAGGCAAATCTCACCAGCTCTTGTAAAAAGACAGTCAAAAACAGGCGTGGGAAAGTTAAAGAGCCAGCCAAGAAGGGCAATTTTCTTCACAGCGAGAACAGTGCTTTTGAATCATGGAATGCCCATCATAATAAACTGAGTGAAAAAGAAGAATTTGCAGATCTTATACCAAAAAAGGAGGATATTACACACTTTGAAGAAACACCGTTGGTTAAACGATCCTACACATCTGAACATAAACCACCACCCAGAAAGGTCATAGGTGCTAGAATTCAGGAAAAAGATGTCCTAATGGATCTATTTCCCCCCACAACTGAATTCCAGGACCATGTCCCACCAGCAACTGTACCTCAGGTCCTTGGCCCACTAATGCCTGTACACCCTGACCCTCGAGAAGCTGAGTTTCAGGTTCCTATTCCACCAGCACCTGTACCCCAGGTCTCTGGTCCACCCCTAGCACCCATGTCCCagacccctgctctccccacatcACCTGTCTCCAAGGCCCTTGCTCCACCACCGTCTGTGTCCCAAGTCACTTGCACTCAGAAGAAGGCAACCAAGCCGGAATTGGACTATATCTGTCCACCATGGAGGAAACAGAGGAATATAAAAGGGGTAGCGGCAAAAGCACAGGAGAGTTCAAATGAAAAGTTACAGCTCAGTGGAGAAGAATTCTCTTTTTATAAAACGCCATCTGCTGTTGAACCTTTTGCTGACACAACTGCAGTAGATAACCAGGTAAACTCCCCTGAATCCATTAGCCCCTCTTTCAACATCACAAAACTTTTAACACCAATCATACCATTAAAACAAGAGACAGAAAATCAACCAGTGCTGGTGACACCACCAATACCTGACATTGCAGCAACAAAAGAACATGAGGGAAGTGGATTTAGTGATTATCAATCTCGGGATAATTACAAGTCTAAAGCACCAAGTTTATTATTCAACCTGAAGGATGTTCGAAAACGTGTTAAAAGCACTTATAGTCCCTCTCCTCtcttaaaagagaaaaataaggCTAAGGAAAACATGAAACAAGAAAGTGTAAAAATTAATGCTACAGTGTCCACTTTTCTAGAAGAAAGTAGCTTAGAGCTTGCAGAGAGAGATGAATTAAGCCATGGACCTTTTGTACACACTGACAGTATCCAGGAAAAAGACAATAAAACTGATTTAGAGGGACACGTCACAGATAATTACCTATCTTTAAATTCACCCCAAGTAACAGTAGATACTTCATATTACCAAAATCAGGACAATTTGCAACAGGATGATTCAAAAAACAAAGATCTATTGAAAGACACTGAGAACGGTGAAAATGTTTCTATCTCTGGACATCAGTCAAACATACATGGTTTAAGGAAAAGTCGACATTATCCGTCACTGAAAGGCTACAGTAGAGACAATGCAGATGCAAAAGCTGCACAGCAAATGCAAATGTATAATTCCAGTGTACAAGGCCACGAAAGTGAAAGAGATGCTGAAAGCCAGAATGGAAATGATGACCCTAAAATACCCCCAAAActtctttcaccagcagaagatgAGGCACCTTACAATGCAAATCAAACCAGTGTAAGAAGTAGAAATGAAAATAAAGGCAAGAGCAGCAGTAGTTCTTCCGAATATTCTTTTGTGACCACAGTAGATAAGCCATTTCAGGAGGAGCCCTTTTCACTGATTCAGCTGTTTCAGAAAGCATGCCTTGAGGAAAGCCAGAGGAGTAGGAGTAAAATGAATGTAGATGACAAGCAAAGTAGTAAAGGGAAAGGGAAACCGGTAGGGAAAGAGGAGTTGCAGTATTATGCTTTTAGTAACTGTGACACTAGCACAGAAGAAAAGCGTGAAGGAAAGGTGGCACAGGGTGAGAGCGAGAGCATGGCAGAAGAGAGGTTGATGAGTGAGAAGAGGGAAGAGGTCAGTAGTATGAATTCTGCAGCAGAAGGCAACAAGGATGCTTCCACCTCCCTGTCAGAAGAGCCAGCATCACCACTGTCTTCAAATTCATTCAAACCCAGTCTCTTTCTGATTAAAGACAACACATTCAAATCATCTCCTGTGATAAAAGCAGTCAAGCTGCCTCTGCTTAGGTCCCTGTCCTCAGAAGATACAGTCAGTAGTAGTTACAGGGACACAGAAAGCAGATTGGAAGCTACTGTAGAGAAGGACAAGCAGCTTTACAGGCAGGGCCAAGGTACACCTAGCATTCAAGAGATCGACCGGTCATTATCAAGAAACATAAAAGAACAGGATGCAAGAGAAGATGCACTAATCAGAAATGAGGATGCCAATGCACTGGTATCTACTCCAGCTGTCATGGGCTTTCAAGGGGCAGATAACACCAGACTAATATGGGAGCCCATCCTTTCAGAAGATGTAGGGAGTTTTTCATTAAGGGCATCAGGGGAAGACAATGAAGTGACTCATACTTTATTAAATAAAGTTGGGAAAAGTAATGAGGAAAGTGTTCACCGCAGCAAAGAGAAGCCCACGGTTGGAAAGATGAAGCACTACTTAGCACGGTCAAAATCAGCTTTAGGAGTTAGCTCAGCACAAAACAAATTGGGCTCCCCTTCAGAAGAGAAGACAAATTATTTTAAGAATTATCTTTTGTCTAATCGGAGAGGTGGATCATGTGCGAAAAAAATAATCACTAGGGAGATAAATTCTCCAGCAATAAGCTCGATATTAGAGAACCACGTGTATTGTCCTGTAACCAGTGACATGCCAAGAGACATCAGACACTTGGAAGAAACACCTGCTGTGTTAGATTATCTTGAGTGTACCATTGTAACGAACCCAAGGTCAGACAGCATTACGTTCTCAGCTGTTACCAGTCCATTGTCAGAGAAAATTGCCAGTTCTAGTGTAACAAAGGCAGAGGATATTACAAATTCCACTTTGTTGAATTTGGTAACAAAGAACAATGCTGATATTTCTGCAGAGGAAATACTTGATTCAATGCGGAGGAGCCTGCTCGCTGAGGACACCAGCGATTCTAGAATGACAAACGAGAGATCACAGAGTCGTATGGAGAAACCACTGGGCAAGCCACCTGCTGTGCCACCAAAAAGCGAAAAGGCCCTGCGGCGAGCAAAAAAGCTGGCAAACAAGAGAAAAAAGATAGAGGCGCAGCAGAAGAACCTTCAAACAGAGCACAAAGATACTGTTGTGAGGAAGCTGTCCCATTCTGGACAGATTCCATTATCCCCCTTAACCCTGATCCATTCTCCACCATCTCCTGTGTCCCGTTCGCCTTTCCCTCCTACAGAATCTAGCATGGTGAGACGCAAAGGTGCCCAGTCAGTAAGCCCCACACCCTCTTTACCTGCAACTCAGCGTAAACTCCTTCAAGATCCTGACTCAGGGCAGTACTTTGTTGTCGATCTCTCCGGTCAAGTTCATTTAAAGACCTTTTATGAGCCAGAAACTGGCAAATACATCCAGGTACCCATCCGTTCCTCAGAAAGGGGCTTACACCAAAGTACCTCTTTGGAAAATTTAAATTCTTCTTGTGTATTGTACCCTAGTGCGCTACCTTTACCTGTGGCAGCTATGAGATCAGATTCCCAACTCTCTGAACCTCTTTCACTAATGCAGAAAGTACCAGGAGCACCAGCAGAAGCAGCTGAAGACTGTCAGCAAgatggcagagatgctcaatcGCCAGAGAGTCAACCCTATATTGAACCTGTATCTGACTCTTACAGTCAACATGCTGAGGAAACTCAGTGTAATTGTACAAAAGACACAAGTCCAGCTACAAACATGGACATCATTTCAATCAGTGATTTAGAGGATTTTGCTGTCGAAGGGATAGCTTAA